The following proteins are encoded in a genomic region of Ornithodoros turicata isolate Travis chromosome 6, ASM3712646v1, whole genome shotgun sequence:
- the LOC135399242 gene encoding uncharacterized protein LOC135399242 translates to MASSVYHCLLLFLVALLSVPTSRANVSSEPAPQNAAQRSGVYRDCGGILKESRGVITTPGFPGPYPVPIHCRWAIEAPPRQKVVLYLTQFYMKEGVSLSEYIYYSDDHLNIGYTEIGTVSSDTEPTYVMSIKPVLVIDFQVREMGNIHMRVLDLFLNVYGFNITYEMVDANATHRMDPCLGHHCSFNGLCLAAADLQSYRCFCLEDYYGDECQYSPRCGPTMPVSRCRNGGTCRYYIGTMTQTCACPPEFRGAHCEEPISVDHLSALQGRSSSPPSDWNSVATSECGQLNCSQKCSLGPNNHYRCECNPSFRMADDGRTCQPGSRTRFLVDLKLYDRNVDLDHMDAKGRTALQLGLENKLRNLFASRMESMETLAVLDFLPGAVVQFHFFAHKDESEIAKSIIEEALKTGKIGDYTVDRNFIRFEWEPAMNIESIESGQPHTRLGDELVVACITLGSSALKVLWFKDGFPVDPTTPFRSLWTTLVPKNSRDQYTALLGIDRTTVYDSGVFTCQVSDWGAVQNKSMIVRIDSAPRPVVTPAALTLTEGQELVLSCRSLNDLNRSLGYSWLKNDRVLRGPFWDNERVEDLYPSGSRLLLATVRSSATYACVVTGPAGSARREARVTVLAKDRKIPICPQDESLGVHWQPTAANSYDLQLCPKPYVDGDVKRHCVLSTDRRAVWATPDFSGCTDGELSRIKTLFDSLRMGYLMTTVPLVLGDLQRYLLSRKFQPGEGEPIVYLLQRILEYQKNPGLQLDPRDISKASKTFWDIASHLLVHKDLLQKQAFLTMLQKHVLEYSLLHASVTKPGTFEAVDRPGLVIEVGNLKKDPEQNGSTVRFPVALTARYVVSRESVRPAEAWGGNSVEVTLDSNAGTLVNGTVNVVAVLYKTLPDLLPERFLTRNHDTDYVNQLYSSLVGVAACIGHSAFNGSVRTKVKLVHSRPEEEVKTDLNITCGLADTLQSKIQFVTEGCVTSNGLNSTTCDCTRLGTYALLLPSRAHQAELVMEQQTDTIAGIGCGVCLCFLLLTLISLLLCWRPICFRQGNAPTDAIKMQVCIALIGAHAAMLKGVHGSLSQYYYPHLVSVIQFFLLAASCMQLCLGLAVYIEFVDTKNIRYPTTKIAAMGWAVPVIVVGANLAAQVLEGFQLDSWWLTLRTPSGGISNYFCAYVSSVIIITLLHFLLFLTVKAELRRYSCAETSKAKDAENRAGLLNRSMVIMLALIGVSFSSILYVNIEDVMKSYFFAGTCVFLGFLVFFLYTINSENRSLFCSAHGTRKDGKLTIDRNCQGNSCNKSYVKTAIVMDSAVSAACKSPVTAKSRTDGGVRRMPNPVPIPYHEEMDRLLKKKPSSSPGAGATTSTVCSEEGEAHADETTSLKSWRTRHQAGFELQQLEGSPRSSHPLMQEEDEEPPQLDSANTQEVTPEVAFSVTAV, encoded by the exons GTGAGAGAGATGGGCAACATTCACATGAGAGTGCTGGACCTGTTCCTGAACGTGTACGGCTTCAACATCACGTACGAGATGGTTGACGCAAATGCAACGCACCGCATGGACCCGTGTCTGGGCCACCATTGCTCCTTCAACGGACTGTGCCTCGCCGCCGCCGACCTGCAGAGTTACCGTTGCTTCTGCCTCGAGGATTACTACGGTGACGAGTGCCAATACTCTCCGCGGTGTGGGCCCACCATGCCCGTCTCGCGTTGCAGGAACGGCGGAACTTGCAG GTACTACATCGGCACCATGACACAGACATGCGCGTGTCCTCCAGAGTTCAGGGGTGCACATTGTGAGGAGCCCATCAGTGTGGATCATCTGTCGG CATTGCAGGGGAGAAGCAGCAGTCCTCCGAGCGATTGGAACAGCGTGGCAACAAGTGAATGTGGCCAGCTGAACTGTTCTCAGAAGTGTTCCTTGGGACCCAACAACCACTACCGGTGCGAATGCAACCCTTCTTTTCGGATGGCCGACGATGGTCGTACGTGTCAACCTGGAA GCCGAACACGATTTTTGGTGGACTTAAAACTCTACGACAGGAATGTGGACTTGGACCATATGGACGCGAAAGGTCGGACTGCTCTACAACTTGGGCTCGAAAATAAG TTGAGGAATTTATTTGCTAGCCGTATGGAGAGCATGGAGACGTTGGCTGTCCTGGACTTTTT GCCAGGTGCGGTTGTGCAGTTTCATTTCTTCGCACACAAAGATGAAAGTGAGATCGCCAAGTCTATCATTGAAGAAGCACTCAAGACCGGAAAGATCGGGGACTACACCGTTGACCGTAACTTCATTCGCTTTGAATGGGAACCAG CAATGAACATTGAGAGCATTGAGTCTGGCCAACCTCACACGCGACTCGGCGATGAGCTGGTTGTAGCCTGCATAACTTTGGGCTCAAGTGCCCTCAAGGTGCTGTGGTTCAAGGACGGGTTTCCTGTCGATCCTACGACACCGTTTCGATCCCTGTGGACCACGCTGGTGCCCAAGAACTCCAGGGATCAGTACACGGCACTCTTGGGTATCGATCGGACCACCGTCTACGATTCAGGCGTCTTCACCTGCCAG GTGAGCGACTGGGGTGCCGTTCAGAACAAGAGTATGATCGTGCGAATCGATTCAGCGCCACGTCCAGTCGTGACGCCGGCCGCGCTGACTCTTACGGAAGGCCAAGAGCTCGTTCTCTCCTGCCGATCCCTGAACGACCTCAATCGCTCTCTCGGCTATAGCTGGCTCAAGAACGACCGTGTTCTTCGCGGGCCTTTCTGGGACAATGAGCGCGTCGAAGACCTCTACCCTTCGGGGTCACGTCTCCTGTTGGCAACTGTCAGGTCGTCTGCAACCTATGCCTGCGTCGTCACAGGACCTGCAGGGTCGGCACGGCGGGAGGCACGGGTCACGGTGCTGGCAAAAGATC GTAAGATTCCCATTTGCCCTCAAGACGAATCGCTCGGTGTTCACTGGCAACCAACGGCAGCAAACTCTTATGACCTGCAGCTGTGTCCCAAGCCTTACGTTGATGGCGATGTGAAGCGTCACTGTGTCTTGAGCACAGACCGTAGAGCTGTTTGGGCCACACCTGACTTTTCTGGTTGTACCGATGGTGAGCTGTCCAGGATCAAAACATTG TTTGATAGTCTCCGAATGGGCTACCTGATGACCACCGTACCTTTGGTATTGGGCGACCTTCAGAGATATCTATTAAGTAGGAAATTTCAACCGGGTGAAGGCGAACCTATAGTATATCTTTTACAAAGGATACTAGAGTACCAGAAAAATCCTGGTTTGCAGCTTGATCCAAGAGATATCAGCAAGGCTTCTAAG ACTTTCTGGGACATTGCATCACATCTTCTAGTTCACAAGGACCTTTTGCAGAAACAGGCG TTCCTCACCATGCTTCAAAAACATGTGCTAGAGTACAGCCTTTTGCATGCGAGTGTCACAAAACCAGGAACGTTCGAGGCAGTTGACAGGCCAGGATTGG TCATAGAAGTTGGCAATCTGAAGAAGGATCCGGAGCAGAATGGATCTACAGTCCGATTCCCAGTTGCATTGACTGCGAGGTACGTCGTGAGCCGTGAAAGTGTTCGCCCCGCTGAAGCCTGGGGTGGGAATTCTGTTGAAGTCACGCTGGACAGCAATGCTGGTACTCTTG TCAATGGTACGGTCAACGTGGTTGCTGTTCTCTACAAGACTTTACCTGACCTGTTGCCAGAACGGTTTCTGACTCGGAATCA TGACACAGATTACGTGAACCAATTGTATTCAAGTCTGGTAGGTGTTGCAGCATGCATCGGTCACTCCGCATTCAACGGAAGCGTTCGCACTAAAGTAAAATTGGTTCATTCCCGTCCGGAAGAAGAG GTGAAGACGGACCTGAACATCACCTGCGGTCTTGCCGACACCTTGCAAAG CAAAATCCAGTTTGTGACAGAGGGCTGCGTCACGAGTAACGGATTGAACTCGACAACCTGCGACTGTACACGCCTTGGGACGTACGCACTTTTACTCCCCAGTCGAGCACACCAG GCCGAGCTGGTGATGGAACAGCAGACTGATACGATTGCTGGCATTGGCTGCGGTGTCTGTCTCTGCTTCCTGTTGCTTACCCTTATATCCTTGTTGCTGTGTTGGCG CCCCATATGTTTTAGACAAGGAAACGCTCCCACCGATGCAATCAAGATGCAAGTGTGTATAGCCTTAATTGGCGCTCACGCAGCCATGTTGAAAGGGGTACATGGCTCACTCTCACAG tatTACTACCCCCATCTAGTCTCCGTCATCCAGTTCTTCCTACTGGCTGCATCATGTATGCAACTGTGCTTGGGTCTTGCTGTGTACATAGAGTTTGTTGACACAAAGAATATTCGATATCCCACAACAAAAATTGCTGCCATGGGATGGG CTGTGCCAGTGATTGTTGTTGGGGCAAATTTAGCTGCTCAAGTACTTGAAGGATTTCAGTTAGATAG TTGGTGGTTAACATTACGAACACCATCAGGGGGCATTTCAAACTACTTCTGTGCCTATGTCTCATCAGTCATTATCATCACTTTG TTGCATTTCCTGCTGTTCCTTACGGTGAAAGCAGAGCTCCGGAGGTACAGTTGTGCGGAGACGTCCAAAGCGAAAGACGCAGAAAATCG AGCTGGGCTGCTCAATCGGTCCATGGTCATCATGTTAGCACTCATCGGTGTATCATTCTCAAGCATACTGTATGTCAACATAGAAGATGTCATGAAGTCATATTTCTTTGCTGGCACATGTGTTTTCTTG GGGTTCCTTGTTTTCTTCTTATACACAATCAACAGTGAGAAT CGATCTCTTTTCTGTAGTGCACATGGAACAAGGAAGGATGGAAAGTTAACC ATTGACCGAAATTGTCAAGGGAACTCTTGTAATAAAT CATATGTGAAGACCGCAATTGTGATGGACAGTGCTGTGAGTGCCGCATGCAAATCTCCTGTGACGGCAAAATCGAGGACTGATGGTGGGGTACGGCGCATGCCCAATCCCGTGCCCATCCCATACCACGAAGAGATGGATCGCCTGCTCAAGAAGAAGCCCAGCAGTTCTCCTGGTGCTGGAGCCACCACATCTACAGTATGTTCTGAAGAGGGTGAGGCTCATGCAGACGAGACGACGTCGCTCAAATCGTGGAGGACACGCCACCAAGCAGGGTTTGAGCTGCAGCAACTGGAAGGAAGTCCCCGCAGTTCTCATCCTCTCATGCAG GAGGAAGACGAGGAACCTCCCCAGTTGGACTCGGCCAACACACAAGAAGTAACGCCAGAAGTTGCGTTCAGCGTCACGGCAGTCTGA
- the LOC135399245 gene encoding zinc finger CCHC-type and RNA-binding motif-containing protein 1-like has product MSSGLAPSRSTAYVSNLPFNLTNNDLHQLFEKYGKVVKVTVLKDKQTWKSKGVAFVLFLDPDSARRCVSALDKTELFGRTLKASIAKYNGRAPEFIKRKEYKDKSKCYECGEAGHLSYNCPRNAFGDREAPKKKEKKRKAQTGFGVRPKRPLKSEEVQDEEVEDESDEGEDPALESLSAAIKYEQMKYSTAEESASAALKRQTIKQSSYFSDEEEVDEDA; this is encoded by the exons ATGAGTTCTGGCCTAGCACCGAGTAGGAGCACGGCGTACGTAAGCAACTTGCCGTTTAATTTGACTAACAACGACTTGCACCAGTTATTTGAGAAGTACGGTAAAGTGGTCAA GGTAACTGTCCTTAAAGACAAACAAACATGGAAAAGTAAAGGCGTTGCATTCGTGCTGTTTTTGGACCCCGATTCTGCCAGGCGATGTGTAAGTGCTCTGGACAAAACGGAGCTCTTCGGTCGCACTCTTAAGGCGAGCATTGCCAAGTACAACGGCCGGGCACCGGAATTCATCAAGCGAAAGGAATATAAAGACAAATCCAAGTGCTACGAATGTGGG GAGGCAGGACATCTGAGCTACAATTGTCCAAGAAATGCATTCGGAGACAGGGAAGCTccgaagaaaaaggaaaaaaagcgtAAAGCTCAAACCGGATTCGGCGTGAGGCCCAAAAGACC TCTCAAGAGTGAAGAGGTTCAAGATGAAGAAGTTGAAGATGAATCTGATGAAGGTGAAGATCCTGCACTGGAAAGCCTCAGTGCTGCCATAAAATATGAG CAAATGAAATATAGTACAGCTGAAGAGTCTGCCTCGGCAGCTCTGAAAAGGCAAACAATTAAGCAGAGCAGTTACTTCAGTGATGAAGAGGAGGTTGATGAAGATGCATGA
- the LOC135399241 gene encoding programmed cell death protein 6-like — translation MSYYGQNPATPGSQQRPGGVPTQPYGQTRPNYGQQPAYGQPGANPYGATTPHAYGAATPNPYGGAPPQSAPYGYPPAPPGVAPFLWNLFAAVDQDRNGHITARELRAALINGNWSPFNEETCRLMISMFDRDNSGTIDVHEFVSLWNYIEQWKRCFQSFDRDNSGNINVTELHQALTSFGYRLSVPFCQLAITKFDRYARGSIEFDDFIQLCVMIHCLTEAFRRKDTTQTGVVTLQYEEFLQMVLNCRIGPNVK, via the exons ATGTCGTATTACGGCCAGAATCCAGCGACCCCGGGGAGCCAGCAGCGACCGGGTG GTGTTCCAACACAGCCGTACGGGCAAACTCGGCCGAATTATGGACAGCAGCCTGCTTACGGACAGCCAGGGGCAAATCCTTACGGAGCAACTACACCTCATGCGTATGGTGCCGCAACACCAAATCCCTACGGAGGTGCTCCACCGCAGTCAGCACCGTACGGCT ATCCGCCAGCACCACCGGGAGTTGCACCCTTTCTGTGGAACTTGTTTGCTGCAGTTGACCAAGACCGAAATGGGCACATAACGGCACGTGAATTGAGAGCTGCACTAATCAACGGCAACTGGTCCCCCTTCAATGAG GAAACCTGTCGTTTGATGATCAGCATGTTCGACAGAGACAACAGCGGCACGATTGACGTGCACGAGTTTGTGTCGCTGTGGAACTACATCGAACAGTGGAAACGCTGTTTCCAAAGCTTTGACAGGGACAACTCTGGGAATATCAATGTGACCGAGTTACACCAAGCACTTACATCGTTCGGATACAG GTTGTCTGTCCCATTTTGTCAACTTGCTATCACAAAATTTGATCGCTATGCACGTGGAAGTATAGAGTTCGATGACTTCATACAGCTCTGCGTCATGATCCATTGCCTAACGGAGGCATTTAGAAGGAAAGACACCACCCAGACTGGTGTGGTTACTCTGCAGTACGAAGAGTTCCTACAAATGGTGCTCAACTGCAGGATCGGGCCAAACGTGAAGTAG